Proteins co-encoded in one Raphanus sativus cultivar WK10039 unplaced genomic scaffold, ASM80110v3 Scaffold1940, whole genome shotgun sequence genomic window:
- the LOC130505006 gene encoding uncharacterized protein LOC130505006, with translation MANRSRVITMSPLVLNHEDDLDLDLWEVVNPSDGEYSDDSFSVDSLSDDDVISLDDAASFVISSPPQILPVTDGVELPADLDLDGAGDNDDDADGDVVRDQVVADKDLRWAQRRILLLRRGSTCSFGITLGDYANHGGCYDDGGDDDRDGEYDDSYDLDEELVPRSVCKKLGRQRMRKLGKRAIAKVLTSKTKTMSSPYSHLKPGCIRGKNGLGLKFKC, from the coding sequence ATGGCGAATCGATCCAGGGTTATTACCATGTCTCCTCTCGTTCTCAACCACGAAGACGATCTCGATCTCGATCTCTGGGAAGTTGTTAACCCCTCCGACGGCGAGTACTCCGACGATTCCTTCTCCGTCGATAGTCTTTCTGACGATGACGTCATATCTCTCGACGACGCTGCTTCCTTCGTCATTTCTTCTCCGCCTCAGATTCTCCCCGTGACTGACGGTGTTGAACTCCCCGCGGATCTGGATCTCGATGGTGCTGGCGATAACGACGACGATGCTGATGGCGATGTCGTTCGCGATCAAGTAGTGGCTGATAAGGACCTCCGATGGGCTCAGCGGCGGATTTTGCTTCTCCGCCGGGGCTCTACCTGCTCGTTTGGTATTACGTTGGGAGATTACGCTAATCACGGTGGTTGTTACGATGACGGCGGCGACGACGACCGTGACGGAGAATACGACGATTCGTATGATCTCGACGAGGAGCTGGTGCCGCGTAGCGTGTGTAAGAAGCTGGGGAGGCAGAGGATGAGGAAGCTCGGGAAACGAGCGATCGCCAAGGTCTTGACCTCGAAGACGAAGACGATGTCGTCTCCGTATTCGCACTTGAAGCCTGGTTGCATCCGCGGGAAGAATGGTCTCGGCCTCAAGTTCAAATGCTGA
- the LOC108842646 gene encoding squalene synthase 1, with the protein MGSLGTLLRYPDDIYPLLKMKRAIEKAEKQIPPEPHWGFCYSMLHKVSRSFSLVIQQLRPELRNAVCVFYLVLRALDTVEDDTSIQTDEKLPVLFAFHRHIYDTDWHYSCGTKEYKVLMDQFHHVSAAFLELEKGYQEAIEEITKRMGAGMAKFICQEVETVDDYNEYCHYVAGLVGLGLSKLFLASGSEVLTPDWVHISNSMGLFLQKTNIIRDYLEDINEIPKSRMFWPRKIWGKYADKLEDLKYEENSTKAVNCLNEMVTNALTHVEDCLKYMAALRDPSIFRFCAIPQIMAIGTLALCYNNVQLFRGVVKLRRGLTAKVIDRTKTMADVYGAFYDFSCMLKTKVDKNDPNASDTLNRLEAVQKVCRDTGVLHKRKSYVNDQGKSCNVYIVMLVILLAIVFAYLRAN; encoded by the exons atggGGAGCTTGGGGACGTTACTGAGATATCCGGACGATATATATCCGCTGCTGAAGATGAAGCGAGCGATCGAGAAAGCGGAGAAGCAGATCCCGCCTGAGCCACACTGGGGTTTCTGCTACTCAATGCTCCACAAGGTTTCTCGTAGCTTCTCCCTCGTTATCCAGCAACTTCGTCCCGAGCTTCGTAACGCT GTGTGCGTGTTCTATTTGGTTCTTCGAGCTCTTGATACTGTCG AGGATGACACAAGCATTCAAACTGATGAAAAGCTGCCCGTCCTGTTTGCTTTCCACCGTCACATTTACGATACTGACTGGCACTATTCAT gtGGTACGAAGGAGTACAAGGTTTTGATGGATCAGTTTCATCATGTTTCTGCAGCATTTTTGGAACTTGAAAAAGG GTATCAAGAGGCTATCGAGGAAATTACTAAAAGAATGGGCGCTGGAATGGCCAAGTTTATCTGCCAGGAG GTAGAAACTGTTGATGACTACAATGAGTACTGCCACTATGTTGCTGGACTTGTGGGTTTAGGTCTGTCTAAACTCTTCCTCGCTTCGGGATCAGAAGTTTTGACTCCAGACTGGGTTCATATTTCCAACTCAATGGGTTTATTTCTTCAG AAAACAAACATTATCAGAGATTATCTTGAGGACATTAATGAGATACCAAAGTCCCGCATGTTTTGGCCTCGTAAGATTTGGGGCAAATATGCCGACAAGCTAGAG GACTTAAAATACGAAGAGAATTCTACAAAAGCAGTGAACTGCTTGAATGAAATGGTCACCAATGCATTGACGCATGTCGAAGATTGCCTGAAGTACATGGCTGCGTTGCGTGACCCTTCTATATTTCGGTTTTGTGCTATTCCTCAG ATCATGGCGATTGGAACACTTGCATTATGCTATAACAATGTACAATTATTTAGAGGAGTCGTGAAGCTCAGGCGAG GTCTAACTGCTAAAGTCATTGATCGCACAAAGACAATGGCTGATGTGTATGGTGCTTTCTATGATTTTTCTTGCATGCTTAAAACAAAG GTCGACAAGAACGATCCAAATGCCAGTGACACGCTAAACCGACTTGAAGCCGTGCAGAAAGTCTGCAGAGACACTGGAGTCCTGCATAAGAG AAAATCTTATGTTAATGACCAAGGAAAATCATGCAATGTCTAT ATTGTAATGCTTGTGATTCTACTGGCCATAGTCTTTGCATATCTCAGAGCAAACTGA
- the LOC130505005 gene encoding inactive squalene synthase 2-like, which yields MGSLSTILRHPDEIYPLLKLKLAIMRAQNQIPLDDPHLALCYSLLQNVSKSFSLVIQQLRTELRDAVCVFYLILRALDTVEDDTSIPMEIKVPILLAFHRHIYDRDWHFTCGTKEYKVLMDQFSPCFCSFSGT from the exons ATGGGAAGCTTGAGTACAATTCTGAGACACCCTGATGAGATATATCCACTCTTAAAGTTGAAGCTTGCTATTATGAGAGCTCAGAATCAGATCCCTCTTGATGATCCACACTTGGCTCTCTGCTACTCATTGCTCCAAAACGTTTCTAAAAGCTTCTCTCTTGTTATTCAACAACTACGCACCGAGCTTCGTGACGCC GTGTGTGTGTTCTACTTGATTCTCCGTGCTCTTGATACTGTTG AGGATGACACAAGCATACCAATGGAGATCAAGGTTCCTATTTTGTTAGCTTTCCACCGTCATATATACGATCGTGACTGGCATTTTACAT GTGGTACAAAGGAGTATAAGGTTCTAATGGACCAGTTTTCACCATGTTTCTGCAGCTTTTCTGGAACTTGA
- the LOC130505007 gene encoding 30S ribosomal protein S16-1, chloroplastic, with protein sequence MTVKIRLARFGCKHRPFYRLVAADDKSRRDGKQIEVLGFYDPLQGKDDANRVSLKFDRIEYWLSVGAQPTDSVENMLFRAGLIPPKSMVVVGSKNGQKSTNHHVSPITGEILN encoded by the exons ATGACGGTGAAGATCAGGCTCGCGCGTTTCGGTTGCAAACACCGACCCTTCTATCGTCTGGTCGCGGCGGATGACAAATCGCGTAGGGACGGGAAACAAATcgaggttttagggttttatgatCCACTCCAAG GGAAGGACGATGCGAACAGAGTGAGCCTCAAATTCGACAGAATCGA GTACTGGTTATCGGTTGGAGCTCAGCCAACAGACTCAGTTGAAAACATGCTTTTCAGGGCCGGTTTGATTCCTCCAAAGTCAATGGTTGTCGTTGGTTCCAAGAACGGACAAAAATCCACCAACCACCATGTTTCACCCATTACAGGTGAGATCTTGAACTaa
- the LOC130505004 gene encoding protein CASPARIAN STRIP INTEGRITY FACTOR 2-like encodes MGLLPLMKKLSFVFLLVSAFALSSAGRPSILIYSQDDINQELVERRIHEHERILRMNSRDYGHFSPTPRLVRPPFKLIPN; translated from the exons atgggttTATTGCCACTAATGAAGAAACTAAGTTTCGTCTTTCTTCTTGTTTCAGCTTTTGCTCTCTCTTCTGCAG GCCGACCATCCATTCTAATTTATAGCCAAGACGATATTAATCAGGAG TTGGTGGAAAGAAGGATTCATGAACATGAGAGAATACTGAGGATGAATTCAAGAGACTATGGTCACTTCAGTCCTACACCAAGGCTCGTCAGGCCTCCTTTCAAGCTTATTCCCAACTGA